The Mytilus edulis chromosome 4, xbMytEdul2.2, whole genome shotgun sequence nucleotide sequence AATCAATGTAGGTGGAAGTTTCGTCCTCTATAGGAATATAACTCCCCAATATTTTGTATCACAGCACTGCATTTTTACACTATTATTGATTACTGTTTTataagactatttttttttactaaatcaaTACTTCCTTAGATATCATAGAAGACCTTTTAAGTTGTTGCATTTGTGTTTTCCTGGAAGTCCCAGGTAAAGGTTAAACCGGCATACGGTTTTAAAGTTACCGCTTTATAATTAAATCATCAGCATGTTTATTGTTTTGAGACATATGACAATTCCGGCTATCCTTTAGTTAGATTACTATTTTAGTTGGGAAAACGTAAATACAAAATGACCAGCTTTCAACCCTCCCCCAAAAAATTAAAACCAGACTTCAAATAAAGAATTAGTAcagatttgttatttttctacaGTTACTTGGATTACTATCTTGGATAGTAAATTTTGTATGGTTTATGAAAAAGTTGAAATGATATCAACTTCATCACGGATGctatctttttgaaaaaaaattgactgatGTTATTTTGTTGTTAATGATACAGTGGTAATCAATGTAGGTGGAAGTTTCGTCCTCTATAGGAATATAACTCCCCAATATTTTGTATCACAGCACTGCATTTTTACACTATTATTGATTACTGTTTTataagactatttttttttactaaatcaaTACTTCCTTAGATATCATAGAAGACCTTTTAAGTTGTTGCATTTGTGTTTTCCTGGAAGTCCCAGGTAAAGGTTAAACCGGCATACGGTTTTAAAGTTACCGCTTTATAATTAAATCATCAGCATGTTTATTGTTTTGAGACATATGACAATTCCGGCTATCCTTTAGTTAGATTACTATTTTAGTTGGGAAAACGTAAATACAAAATGACCAGCTTTCAACCCTCCCCCAAAAAATTAAAACCAGACTTCAAATAAAGAATCAGTAcagatttgttatttttctacaGTTACTTGGATTACTATCTTGGATAGTTTTTTGCTAATGCCTAAGACAAAGTTGCAGTCGTACGGTTTTAGCATATTCAAATCCCCATATATAAACTTCATTTTCAAATTGTctttaacttttcattatttctaGAGGATGGCCAATATAGAACATCATAAGAAGTATGAAGTTTGTTATGTCTGAAGTTTTCTAACATGTCAATATCAGTTGAACACCATTAATCATACAATTTAAGAGAAGGTACATTTTGGGGTGAATTAATCCtgtttgaacataaaaaactaaagattggttaaagatcttttaaaaataaatataagctGTGGCGTAATGACACGAATGATGTCTTAATATGAAGTAATAAGTTggattaaataatttaaaaaaaaaacaacgtctGGGCAAAGTTATAACAGATTACATGCGTCGCCGATTATAGTTTCTTTATCTTTATACCAgcatataaatacataataattATCTGTATAATATCTTTATATTAGCACGCGTCATTTAGGTGTAAGAGTAAAGACTGCTACGATCAGAATAATGTGTGTTGGTAGACATGTCGTCCTGTTTACTATATTACACAAGAAGAGTGCCATGCTCTTTGTATGTTATAGTATCTCCACAACAGTTATCTAAGGGGACATAAATGACATGTTACAAGACAAAATCAAAGCTCTCTTTTCCAATTGACAATCTTTATTTTCACCAATCATCTTGGTCTACCAACTAAACAGAACCTAGGTTTTGAATTATTGTTCATTTACTCTGGTCTTGAATATCCGCGACTTATTtgcaatcaatcaatctatcaatcaatccatccatccatccatccatccatcagCTTACAAAAGTTATCACGAGGACGTTTGGCTCACGGTTTCTGATGCATATACTAAATACACAACCCACTGACATGATTACGAATTAGTGTATTTTCAATGACTTGGTCAGGTGCTTGGATATTTGGAAAAAAACCCAAATACGTCGACATGTTAGGTGTGATAATAAAATTGTGTATCCAACCAATTACTTTAATAAATAAACAGGCACTTGATCGTAAAATAGTGTAAAGTACGAAACCACTTTCAGTAAGATTTTTACGATTCCCAATTTAACAAtgtaataactttttcaaatgcTATTTACTTGGCTTAATCGTGTTCTTGCACAAGGATAATCCTAATGGAAAGCAATatttaaatatgtcataaaaatatgttttcatgttttttttgcattttttcagaCACCACTGAGGAGTCCTTGCTCATCAGAAGTTTTACCGAGGTCGCCATCAAAAATTCATCCTGACTTATTATATTTAGAACACCGACGAAGAGGTAATATGCTGAATGTATTCATTTCCTATTTTGTAACTTATCATGTGTGACTGATTAATCACGAGATTATGATATTAACACATATTTCAATGAGGCAGAgcggcaccgaaatgacaatggaAATGACGTGTGTTCCTGAAATTACCTCCATCCGACAGacttaaaactaaatttttggGGACGCCAAATGAATTAAACGCTAAATAATGAGCATCCATACCAAAAGAACGTAAACATAAACTTCACAATAGTGCAAGGTCAACTTTGAATAAGGAACTCACACTAGTCCAAGGTTCCCCTTTTCATTGAGTGATACACTCATAGTTTTTGACGTTTTAAATAAGTTATAAATTAATCGATCGCGATTATGTGTGCTACAAAtgacagtaaaattgagaatggaaatggggaatgtgtcaaagagacaacaacccgaccatagaacaaacaacagcagaaggtcaccaataggtcttcaatgtagcaagaaattcccgtaGATGCACATACTTTCTTCTGTCAGTTTATACCGTTACAGATTTTGTTATATTGCTGCATTCAATGGAAGATATGGTTATCGAACCGACGTACTTGATATTTTACCGAATTTATTGCGAATTCGTATTTAATGCTTGTTTGTTCGTGCACCTGCTGGCTTGCAACTGTTTCAATCGTCTGTAGTTTTCTAGATCTCTGTTTTATTCACTTTGTTTAACACTGTTGGTTAGGCACTTTCCAGTTATATGGTAACGTGAAGTGTTGTTAACACATTGTTTAACACTGTTGGTTAGGCACTTTTTAGTTATATGTTACAGTGAAGTGTTGTTAACACATTGTTTAACACTGTTGGTTAGGCACTTTCTAGTTATATGGTGCAGTGAAATGTTGTTAACACATTGTTTAACACTGTTGGTTAGACACTTTCTATTTATATGGTAACGTGTTTAACACTGTTGGTTAGCCACTTTATATGGTAACGTGAAGTGTTGTTAACACATTGTTTAACACTGTTGGTTAGGCACTTTCTATTTATATGGTAACGTGTTTAACACTGTTGGTTAGGCACTTTCTAGTTATATGGTACAATAAAGTGTTGTTAACACATTGTTTAACACTGTTGGTTAGACACTTTCTAGCTATATGGTACAGTTAAGTGTTGTTAACACATTGTTTAACACTGTTGGCTAGGCACTTTCTAGTTATATGGTACAGTGAAGTGTTGTTACAACATTGTTTAACACTGTTAGTTAGGCACTTTCTAGTTATATGGTACAGTGAAGAGTTGTTAACACATTGTTTAACACTGTTGGTTAGGCACTTTCTAGTTATATGGTAACATGAAGTGTTGTTAACACATTGTTTAACACTGTTGGTTAGGCACTTTCTAGTTATATGGTACAGTGAAGTGTTGTTAACACATTGTTTAACACTGTTGGTTAGGCACTTTCTAGTTATATGGTAAAGTGAAGTGTTGTTAACACATTGTTTAACACTGTTGGTTAGGCACTTTGTAGTTATATGGTAACGTGAAGtgttgttcacacattgtttaaTACTGTTGGTTAGGCACTTTCTAGTTATATGGTACAGTGAAGTGTTGTTAACACATTGTTTAACTCTGTTGGTTAGGCACTTTCTAGTTATATGGTACAGTGAAGTGTTGTTAACACACTGTTTAACACTGTTGGTTAGGCACTTTCTAGTTATATGGTAACGTGAAGTGTTGTTAACACATTGTTTAACACTGTTGGTTAGGCACTTTCTAGTTATATGGTACAGTGAAGTGTTGTTAACACATTGTTTAACACTGTTGGTTAGGCACTTTCTATTTATATGGTGCAGTGAAGTGTTGTTAACTCATTGTTTAACACTGTTGGTTAGGCACTTTCTAGTTATATGGTACAGTGAAGAGTTGTTTACACATTGTTTAACACTGTTGGTTAGACACTTTCTAGTTATGTGGTACAGTGAAGTGTGGTTAACAGAAAGGAGTTCATGACGTATGCTCTAAAGTAGCACAAAAGTACCAGAAGTTGGACTTTTTCTTGGGTTGTTGTTGAATATGTCAGAAGAAtttcatttcaattctcaattcaatattttattaacgtCTCAACTTTGTACAAAGATATACCATATAATACacaaaacagtttatttatactTAAACTGATGATTTGCTTCTTCATTAATTACctgaaattaatttttaaaataatttaaaaaacttttaaaaatcgaACACTAACATTacaatttaacatttttacctgAATGAAGTTTTatgtaaataatattaatttcaaatagcTAATTTATGTAATCATAATATTTCTTCAAAGGACAAGATGAAATAATAGGCGAATGGAAGAGAGGACGAATGCCATCTTTTTCCAGATCAAGAACATTGCCCGTTATAACCCAATCAGAACCATCCTTCCATTCACCGCTATCAGACAGATCAAGAAGTGGAAGATATCAGTTACTGAAACGGAGATCCAAAAGTCCTGTGGATATTAAACCTTACCAGGCAAGATTATCAGACAGATTAAAGACGCCAGACTTCAACGCACTTGTATTGAAAAATAGACCAATAC carries:
- the LOC139521085 gene encoding uncharacterized protein isoform X1, encoding MDMQTPLRSPCSSEVLPRSPSKIHPDLLYLEHRRRGQDEIIGEWKRGRMPSFSRSRTLPVITQSEPSFHSPLSDRSRSGRYQLLKRRSKSPVDIKPYQARLSDRLKTPDFNALVLKNRPIPQLFDRVDENEEFKTRSIQEWKNQVVKIVPKRPSFAIAMDWKAPPAEWDDRDPFLYSPKPMFYKNKKFVSERDFVVNPEWGSEKKKVSVNSPAYSTCALRYGWCC
- the LOC139521085 gene encoding uncharacterized protein isoform X2; the protein is MPTPLRSPCSSEVLPRSPSKIHPDLLYLEHRRRGQDEIIGEWKRGRMPSFSRSRTLPVITQSEPSFHSPLSDRSRSGRYQLLKRRSKSPVDIKPYQARLSDRLKTPDFNALVLKNRPIPQLFDRVDENEEFKTRSIQEWKNQVVKIVPKRPSFAIAMDWKAPPAEWDDRDPFLYSPKPMFYKNKKFVSERDFVVNPEWGSEKKKVSVNSPAYSTCALRYGWCC